Genomic segment of Xanthomonas sp. DAR 35659:
GCGTTCAAGACCTCGCGCGTGGTGCAGTTCCTGTTCGCCGCGCTCGGCGCGACCTGCGTGCAGCGCGGGCCGCTGTGGTGGGCCGCGCACCATCGCAACCACCATCGCCATACCGATACCCCGGCCGATCCGCATTCGCCGCGCCAGCACGGTTTCTGGTGGAGCCACAGCGGCTGGTTCCTGACCCCGCGCGGCTTCCGCACCGATTGGGACGCGATTCCGGACCTGCGCCGCTTCCCCGAGCTGCGCTTCCTGGACCGCTTCGATCTGCTGCTGCCGGTGCTGCTGGCGCTGGCGCTGTTCCTGCTCGGCGGTTGGCTGCAGCGTGCGTATCCGCAACTGGGCACCGATGGGCCACAGCTGTTGGTCTGGGGCTTCTGCATCTCCACCGTGGCGCTGTTCCATGCCACCTTCACCATCAACTCGCTGGCGCACCGCTTCGGCAGCCGCCGCTTCGACACCCGCGACGACAGCCGCAACAACCTGTGGCTGGCGCTGCTGACCTTCGGCGAGGGCTGGCACAACAATCACCACTTCTTCCCGGGTGCCGCGCGCCAGGGTTTCCGCTGGTGGGAGGTGGACGCGACCTGGTATGGCCTGAAAGCGTTGTCGTGGGCCGGGCTGATCCACGGGCTCAAGCCGGTACCGGCCGGGCTGCTGCGCGCGCGGGAGCGCGCCCGATGAGCCGGATCGCGGTGGTGGGCTCGGGCATCGCCGGCCTCGGCGCGGCGTGGCTGCTGTCGCA
This window contains:
- a CDS encoding acyl-CoA desaturase, whose amino-acid sequence is MRRWFDTGAEMELDEARADRIDWLRAAPYIGLHLACLAVFWVGVSWFAVGMALALYAVRMFALTGFYHRYFAHRAFKTSRVVQFLFAALGATCVQRGPLWWAAHHRNHHRHTDTPADPHSPRQHGFWWSHSGWFLTPRGFRTDWDAIPDLRRFPELRFLDRFDLLLPVLLALALFLLGGWLQRAYPQLGTDGPQLLVWGFCISTVALFHATFTINSLAHRFGSRRFDTRDDSRNNLWLALLTFGEGWHNNHHFFPGAARQGFRWWEVDATWYGLKALSWAGLIHGLKPVPAGLLRARERAR